The following proteins are encoded in a genomic region of Deltaproteobacteria bacterium:
- a CDS encoding non-heme iron oxygenase ferredoxin subunit: MSEFVKVAEVKDVPVGTGVSVEAGGKPIAVFNCDGTFYAIDDTCPHQGGPLGEGELVGTVVACPWHEWRFDARTGVNTDDAACKVATYAVKVEGGAVLVQI, from the coding sequence ATGTCCGAGTTCGTGAAGGTGGCAGAGGTGAAGGACGTGCCCGTCGGCACCGGCGTCTCGGTCGAGGCGGGCGGCAAACCCATCGCGGTGTTCAATTGCGACGGCACCTTCTACGCCATCGACGATACGTGTCCGCATCAGGGAGGGCCGCTCGGCGAGGGCGAGCTCGTGGGCACCGTCGTCGCGTGCCCGTGGCACGAGTGGCGCTTCGACGCGCGTACGGGCGTCAACACCGACGACGCCGCCTGCAAGGTCGCAACGTACGCCGTCAAGGTGGAGGGCGGCGCGGTGCTCGTCCAGATCTGA
- a CDS encoding HAD-IA family hydrolase produces MIPCALPGDTVPLRAVSFDAAGTLFHPVRPIGELYAMVAARHGVTADATDLDRRFRAAFRAAPPLAFPPLAEPERRRREKGWWHAIVREVFAGSPVADFDGYFDALFAFFAGAEAWRADPDAAPLLARLRAAGVRVLVVSNFDARVRDVLAALGLAGAVDAVTISSEAGAAKPDPRIFARALADASLRAHEVLHVGDSAREDLPAARGAGLEVVLVGGPELAAEAPDATCVPRLADAAVYIERRLPRPPRDVR; encoded by the coding sequence GTGATTCCCTGCGCCCTCCCGGGCGACACCGTCCCGCTCCGCGCCGTGTCGTTCGACGCCGCGGGCACGCTCTTCCACCCGGTACGTCCGATCGGCGAGCTCTACGCCATGGTCGCCGCGCGCCACGGCGTCACGGCGGACGCGACGGATCTCGACCGCCGCTTCCGCGCCGCGTTCCGCGCCGCACCGCCGCTCGCGTTCCCACCCCTCGCTGAGCCCGAGCGCAGGCGACGCGAGAAGGGCTGGTGGCACGCGATCGTGCGCGAGGTCTTCGCCGGGAGCCCGGTCGCGGACTTCGACGGCTACTTCGACGCGCTCTTCGCCTTCTTCGCGGGCGCAGAGGCGTGGCGCGCCGACCCCGACGCCGCCCCGCTCCTCGCGCGGCTCCGCGCCGCGGGCGTCCGCGTCCTCGTCGTCTCGAACTTCGACGCCCGCGTCCGCGACGTGCTCGCGGCGCTCGGCCTCGCCGGCGCCGTCGACGCCGTCACCATCTCGAGCGAAGCCGGCGCGGCGAAGCCCGACCCGCGCATCTTCGCGCGCGCCCTCGCCGACGCGAGTCTGCGTGCGCACGAGGTGCTGCACGTCGGCGACAGCGCCCGCGAAGACCTGCCGGCGGCACGCGGCGCGGGCCTCGAGGTCGTGCTGGTCGGCGGCCCGGAGCTCGCGGCCGAAGCGCCCGATGCGACCTGCGTCCCGCGTCTCGCCGACGCCGCCGTCTACATCGAGCGACGCCTGCCCCGTCCCCCGCGCGACGTCCGGTAG
- a CDS encoding L,D-transpeptidase family protein, whose amino-acid sequence MRRPGSEAKGRAPRRLIGLATALLLVGTSACGPIWLGRRRPAAAEPEKITAALARVPAADELPGIVGRMQYHRVKQGETLLEVAREAGLGFHELRDANPSVDEWVPTPGAEVVVPSRWILPRSRYRGLVVNIPEMRMYVFPTNARPGDLVSLRTWAVGIGTEEAPSPIGPFTIRSKDANPTWIVPDSILRTMDNPQRVVPPGPDNPMGAYRLRLSHGLYAIHGTNDPWSIGRLTTHGCIRLYPEDLEVLYPNVAPGTPGELVYQPVKFGTRDARVYVEVHADVYGRIRDFDRYARGEAKKAGVAERIDAGRFLSAVREKRGIPVDITKRPAVEKAT is encoded by the coding sequence ATGCGACGACCTGGCTCTGAGGCGAAAGGGCGAGCCCCGCGGCGTCTGATCGGGCTCGCGACGGCGCTGCTGCTCGTAGGAACGTCGGCGTGCGGTCCGATCTGGCTCGGTCGGCGCCGTCCGGCAGCCGCGGAGCCCGAGAAGATCACCGCCGCGCTCGCTCGTGTGCCTGCGGCGGACGAGCTGCCCGGAATCGTCGGCCGCATGCAGTACCACCGCGTGAAGCAGGGCGAGACGCTCCTGGAGGTCGCGCGCGAGGCGGGGCTCGGCTTCCACGAGCTGCGTGACGCGAATCCGTCGGTGGACGAGTGGGTTCCGACGCCCGGGGCGGAGGTCGTCGTGCCGTCGCGGTGGATTCTCCCGCGCTCACGGTACCGGGGTCTCGTCGTGAACATCCCCGAGATGCGGATGTACGTGTTCCCGACCAACGCGCGGCCGGGCGACCTGGTGTCGCTCCGGACATGGGCCGTCGGCATCGGCACCGAAGAGGCGCCGAGCCCGATCGGCCCGTTCACGATCCGATCCAAGGACGCCAATCCCACCTGGATCGTTCCCGACAGCATCCTGCGTACGATGGACAACCCGCAGCGGGTCGTACCGCCGGGGCCAGACAACCCGATGGGCGCGTACCGTCTGCGGCTGTCGCACGGGCTCTATGCGATCCACGGTACGAACGACCCGTGGTCGATCGGCCGGCTGACGACCCATGGCTGCATCCGCCTCTATCCCGAGGATCTGGAAGTCCTGTATCCGAACGTCGCACCCGGTACGCCCGGCGAACTCGTCTACCAGCCGGTGAAGTTCGGGACGCGCGACGCGCGTGTCTACGTCGAGGTGCACGCCGACGTCTACGGGCGCATCCGCGACTTCGATCGCTACGCGCGTGGGGAGGCCAAGAAGGCGGGCGTCGCCGAGCGCATCGACGCCGGGCGTTTTCTCTCCGCCGTGCGGGAGAAGCGCGGCATCCCGGTCGACATCACGAAGAGGCCCGCGGTCGAGAAGGCGACCTAA
- a CDS encoding sigma-54-dependent Fis family transcriptional regulator: MSVPVGSNVWLAGTSAPIREVERALGHLAHANVNMVIHGESGTGKRILAERIYRQGPHASEPFIAISLEKLGEAEIERVLFSEDGGALAPNAPRATVYLNAVDVLPPRLQAQMTLSLAQRDHDHDVRIIAGTAAPLEELTRLGRFRRDLFFRLAVVRIALPPLRERREDIAVVADRVVEEWCEAAGAPRPGLSRLAVAELMSYAWPGNARELEQTLEAVLALSRGTEVTPERIRAVLGRRPRRFAAPDVFPLRQLERDYIAGVLSSCNWNQSLAARRLGIGRNTLMRKIKTFGLRGEAAA, encoded by the coding sequence GTGAGTGTACCGGTCGGGTCCAACGTATGGCTCGCGGGGACGAGCGCCCCGATCCGCGAGGTCGAGCGGGCGCTCGGCCATCTCGCCCACGCCAACGTCAACATGGTCATTCACGGCGAAAGCGGTACCGGGAAGCGGATCCTGGCCGAGCGCATCTATCGGCAGGGACCGCATGCGTCCGAGCCCTTCATCGCCATCTCTCTCGAGAAGCTCGGGGAGGCCGAAATCGAGCGCGTGCTCTTCTCGGAGGACGGCGGTGCGCTCGCGCCGAACGCGCCGCGGGCGACCGTCTACCTGAACGCCGTCGACGTGCTCCCGCCGCGGCTGCAGGCGCAGATGACGCTGTCGCTCGCCCAGCGCGATCACGACCACGACGTGCGGATCATCGCCGGCACGGCGGCGCCGCTCGAGGAGCTGACGCGTCTCGGCCGCTTCCGGCGGGATCTCTTCTTCCGGCTCGCGGTCGTACGGATCGCGTTGCCGCCCTTGCGCGAGCGCCGGGAGGACATCGCGGTTGTCGCGGACCGGGTGGTGGAGGAGTGGTGCGAGGCCGCGGGTGCGCCGCGTCCGGGGCTCTCGCGACTCGCTGTCGCGGAACTCATGAGCTACGCGTGGCCGGGGAATGCGCGTGAGCTCGAGCAGACGCTCGAGGCGGTGCTCGCCCTCTCCCGGGGCACCGAGGTCACGCCGGAGCGCATCCGTGCCGTGCTCGGCCGCCGTCCCCGGCGTTTCGCCGCGCCGGACGTCTTTCCGCTGCGTCAGCTCGAGCGCGACTACATCGCGGGCGTGCTCAGCAGCTGCAACTGGAACCAGAGTCTCGCGGCGCGCCGCCTCGGGATCGGCCGCAATACCTTGATGCGCAAGATCAAGACGTTCGGCTTGCGCGGCGAAGCGGCGGCGTAG
- a CDS encoding enoyl-CoA hydratase/isomerase family protein has translation MQLTDVLYEKRDGTAWITINRPERRNAFRGETVQDLIACVRDAWRDRDVGVLVLTGAGDKAFCSGGDQKESYVGLDDVATLHAALRNVPKPVIAMVNGYAIGGGHVLHVVCDLSVAADTAIFGQTGPRVGSVDPGFGTAYLARVIGEKKAREIWYLCRQYSAAEALAMGLVNKVVPAADLRTEVEAWCADLLAKSPTALRIAKQSFNADSDHLHGIGGLGFSAVELYYQSAEAKEGKQAFVEKRAPDFRKHAR, from the coding sequence ATGCAGCTCACCGACGTTCTCTACGAGAAGCGCGACGGCACGGCGTGGATCACGATCAATCGGCCCGAACGGCGCAACGCGTTTCGCGGCGAGACCGTGCAGGACTTGATCGCGTGCGTGCGCGACGCGTGGCGGGACCGCGACGTCGGCGTCCTCGTGCTGACCGGCGCGGGCGACAAAGCCTTCTGCAGCGGCGGCGATCAGAAGGAAAGCTACGTCGGGCTCGACGACGTCGCGACGCTCCATGCCGCGCTCCGCAACGTCCCGAAGCCCGTGATCGCGATGGTGAACGGCTACGCGATCGGCGGGGGCCACGTCCTGCACGTCGTCTGCGACCTCTCGGTCGCGGCCGACACCGCGATCTTCGGTCAGACCGGTCCTCGCGTCGGCAGCGTCGACCCGGGGTTCGGCACGGCGTACCTCGCGCGCGTCATCGGCGAGAAGAAGGCCCGCGAGATCTGGTACCTCTGCCGGCAGTACAGCGCCGCCGAGGCGCTCGCCATGGGGCTCGTGAACAAGGTCGTCCCGGCCGCGGATCTCCGCACGGAGGTCGAAGCCTGGTGCGCCGACCTCCTCGCGAAGAGCCCGACGGCGCTCCGCATCGCGAAGCAGTCGTTCAACGCCGACAGCGACCACCTCCACGGTATCGGCGGGCTCGGGTTCAGCGCGGTGGAGCTCTACTACCAGAGCGCCGAAGCGAAGGAGGGCAAACAGGCGTTCGTGGAAAAGCGCGCTCCGGATTTCCGGAAGCACGCCAGGTGA
- the ilvE gene encoding branched-chain-amino-acid transaminase, translated as MLVSIDGRLVPRADARISVFDHGLLYGDGVFEGIRVYDRRIFRLDAHLARLEASAHAIALALPMDRAALATVVRDAVRANRQVDGYIRLVVTRGEGPLGLDPTTCTRPTVIVIVADLAVYPAERYTSGIRVVTAATRQVPAASVDPRIKSLNYLKNVLARLEAHQAGAAEALMLNPEGFVAECTADNVFVVRGQRILTPPATDGALDGITAGVVRDLARAAGFGWDERRLARYDLFVADECFLTGTGAEIIPVVSLDGRRIGTGEPGPATRRLSAAFHELAAREGDPVF; from the coding sequence ATGCTCGTCTCCATCGATGGTCGTCTCGTTCCGCGCGCCGACGCGCGCATCTCGGTCTTCGATCACGGCCTGCTCTACGGCGACGGGGTGTTCGAGGGCATTCGCGTCTACGATCGCCGGATCTTCCGGCTCGACGCGCACCTCGCGCGGCTGGAAGCGTCGGCGCACGCGATCGCGCTCGCGCTGCCGATGGATCGCGCCGCGCTCGCAACCGTCGTACGTGACGCGGTGCGCGCGAATCGCCAGGTCGACGGCTACATCCGCCTCGTGGTGACCCGCGGCGAGGGACCGCTCGGCCTCGACCCGACGACGTGCACGCGCCCCACCGTCATCGTCATCGTCGCCGATCTCGCCGTGTACCCCGCCGAGCGCTACACCTCGGGCATCCGCGTCGTCACCGCGGCGACGCGGCAGGTGCCCGCGGCGAGCGTCGATCCCCGCATCAAATCGCTCAACTACCTGAAAAACGTGCTCGCGCGGTTGGAGGCGCACCAGGCCGGCGCCGCCGAAGCGCTGATGCTGAATCCGGAAGGATTCGTCGCGGAGTGCACGGCCGACAACGTCTTCGTCGTGCGTGGGCAGCGGATCCTGACGCCACCCGCGACCGACGGCGCCCTCGACGGCATCACCGCCGGTGTCGTTCGCGACCTCGCCCGCGCGGCGGGCTTCGGGTGGGACGAGCGCCGACTCGCGCGCTACGACCTCTTCGTCGCCGACGAGTGCTTCCTCACCGGAACGGGCGCCGAGATCATCCCGGTCGTGTCGCTCGACGGCCGTCGCATCGGCACCGGCGAGCCGGGACCCGCCACCCGGCGGCTGTCGGCGGCCTTCCACGAGCTCGCCGCGCGCGAGGGCGATCCCGTCTTCTGA
- a CDS encoding response regulator transcription factor translates to MKNERTKVLLADDHTIVREGILSLLQAHQGIAVVGTAENGQEAIEKARRTFPDIVVMDIAMPLLNGIEATRQLGRVLPQTKVIVLTMYADEEYVLRALQAGVRGYLLKRSAAAELLQAIQKVERGDFYLSSEISHVVVERFLASPQPTEETTALTERERQILQLVAEGHTNRQIAIALGITPKTVDTHRTRMMTKLDIHDTPGLVRYAIRKGIVTADN, encoded by the coding sequence ATGAAGAACGAACGAACCAAGGTGCTGCTGGCCGACGATCACACGATCGTCCGTGAAGGCATCCTCTCCCTCCTCCAGGCGCACCAGGGAATCGCCGTCGTCGGCACCGCGGAGAACGGCCAGGAGGCGATCGAGAAGGCGCGCCGGACCTTCCCGGACATCGTCGTCATGGACATCGCGATGCCGCTCCTGAACGGCATCGAGGCGACCCGTCAGCTCGGCCGCGTCCTGCCGCAGACGAAGGTGATCGTGCTGACGATGTACGCCGACGAGGAGTACGTGCTACGTGCGCTGCAGGCCGGCGTCCGCGGCTATCTGCTCAAACGATCGGCCGCGGCCGAGTTGCTCCAGGCGATCCAGAAGGTCGAGCGCGGAGACTTCTACCTGAGCTCCGAGATCTCGCACGTCGTGGTCGAGCGCTTCCTCGCGTCGCCGCAGCCGACCGAAGAAACGACGGCCCTCACCGAGCGCGAGCGACAGATCCTGCAGCTCGTCGCGGAAGGCCACACCAATCGTCAGATCGCGATCGCCCTCGGCATCACGCCGAAGACGGTGGACACCCACCGCACGCGGATGATGACCAAGCTCGACATCCACGACACGCCGGGCCTCGTGCGCTACGCGATCCGCAAGGGCATCGTCACCGCCGACAATTAG
- a CDS encoding MBL fold metallo-hydrolase — translation MERPAHHGNGRFRNPAIIDRGGLDVLVPFLARRLAGFFRDRPGAPPRVANDGVFLRENARHSEPTVTWIGHATVLVQMDHRTFLTDPIWSAKPFPVSFVGPKRFAPPALALEALPPVDFVLISHNHYDHLDLPTLRWLAAKGTRFFVPLGDARWLRAAGVGPVEELDWWDRRALAGLEIHCVPAQHWSGRRLTDDCASLWSGWVVTGPTRRFYFAGDSGYFPGFREIGAKLGPFGLAALPIGAYDPPRMMRPIHLDPEEALQAGLDAGAERMLGIHYGTFDLTDEPLDEAPRRFHAEGARRGVAADRLWTPPLGETLRW, via the coding sequence ATGGAGCGACCGGCGCATCACGGCAACGGGCGGTTTCGGAACCCCGCGATCATCGACCGCGGCGGGCTCGACGTGCTGGTGCCGTTCCTGGCCCGACGTCTCGCGGGGTTCTTCCGCGACCGTCCGGGCGCGCCGCCCCGGGTAGCGAACGACGGGGTCTTCCTGCGCGAGAACGCGCGCCACAGCGAGCCGACGGTCACCTGGATCGGTCACGCGACGGTGCTCGTGCAGATGGATCACCGGACGTTCCTTACCGATCCGATCTGGTCCGCGAAGCCGTTCCCGGTGTCGTTCGTCGGTCCGAAGCGTTTCGCGCCGCCGGCGCTCGCGCTCGAGGCGTTGCCGCCGGTCGACTTCGTCCTGATCTCCCACAACCACTACGACCACCTCGACCTGCCGACGCTGCGGTGGCTCGCAGCGAAGGGCACGCGCTTCTTCGTGCCGCTCGGCGACGCCCGTTGGCTGCGTGCCGCGGGCGTCGGACCCGTCGAGGAGCTCGACTGGTGGGATCGCCGCGCGCTCGCGGGCCTAGAGATCCACTGCGTGCCGGCGCAGCATTGGAGCGGGCGGCGGCTCACCGACGACTGCGCGAGCCTCTGGTCGGGATGGGTCGTGACGGGCCCGACCCGACGCTTCTATTTCGCGGGTGACTCCGGCTACTTTCCGGGATTCCGCGAGATCGGCGCGAAGCTCGGGCCCTTCGGGCTCGCCGCGCTCCCGATCGGCGCGTACGACCCGCCGCGCATGATGCGGCCGATCCATCTCGATCCCGAGGAGGCCTTGCAGGCGGGGCTCGACGCCGGCGCCGAGCGGATGCTCGGCATCCACTACGGGACCTTCGATCTCACCGACGAGCCGCTCGACGAGGCCCCGCGCCGCTTTCACGCCGAGGGCGCGCGGCGGGGCGTCGCGGCGGACCGCCTCTGGACGCCGCCGCTCGGCGAGACGCTGCGCTGGTAG
- a CDS encoding glycosyltransferase family 39 protein, with protein MHAPLLSRRRASLAAGIVALVAVVALALFVDLGRPAFWDPGESRYAETVREMTATGNWIAPTLAFARYYDKPPPYFWVVAGSFAAFGRTEWAARLPSAVAAVATIALVVAFGWSRVGPRAALGAGVVLVTAAQLVALGRSVRMDMLLTFLTSATLLQSFLLLADDGRPAARSRPSATWPLYVTTVLGILVKGPVGLVLPLLVIGAFVLATHTPLRAARLRPGVVSIVAIAGLFSWYVVQAVYTPDYLWTFLWQHNLGRFAGRALAGHAEPIWFYAWILPVTFLPWTLFLPGAVRRAFVRARRGDRLATFLLLWCALPFVFFSLSRAKLATYLLPIFPALALIVATYLDRVLRAPVATRARALAVPSLLWSGALTTVALGAPIGVAISHPSYARAALAALPLAAFGAAGWWLRRRAAWRAVPALIAAGMLTLQVLFFRVGAPAVDDFASLRDAARAADALPANTLVFAYKTRGHSFTYYGGRSLLRVRSPAAVAAALGRRTPTAALVKTRHFEAIGAHLTRPACVWWRSPSGRALIANVPTPDGSGVLLAAPGDPAAGDGC; from the coding sequence GTGCACGCCCCTCTCCTCTCGCGCCGTCGGGCGTCCCTGGCCGCGGGCATCGTCGCCCTGGTCGCGGTCGTCGCGCTCGCGCTCTTCGTGGACCTCGGGCGGCCGGCCTTCTGGGATCCGGGCGAGAGCCGCTACGCCGAGACCGTGCGGGAGATGACCGCGACCGGCAACTGGATTGCGCCGACGCTCGCGTTCGCTCGCTACTACGACAAGCCACCCCCGTACTTCTGGGTCGTGGCCGGCTCGTTTGCCGCCTTCGGCCGGACCGAGTGGGCGGCGCGCCTGCCGTCGGCCGTGGCCGCGGTGGCGACGATCGCACTCGTGGTCGCCTTCGGCTGGTCGCGCGTCGGCCCCCGCGCCGCGCTCGGCGCCGGCGTGGTGCTCGTGACGGCGGCGCAGCTCGTCGCGCTCGGCCGCTCGGTCCGGATGGACATGCTGTTGACGTTTCTCACCAGCGCGACCCTGCTACAGAGCTTCCTCCTCCTCGCCGACGACGGCCGGCCCGCCGCGCGTTCGCGGCCGTCGGCGACATGGCCTCTCTACGTGACGACCGTGCTCGGGATCCTCGTGAAGGGACCGGTCGGACTCGTGCTGCCGCTCCTCGTGATCGGCGCGTTCGTGCTCGCGACCCACACGCCGCTCCGTGCCGCGCGGCTCCGCCCGGGCGTGGTCTCGATCGTGGCCATCGCCGGCCTCTTCTCGTGGTACGTCGTGCAGGCCGTCTACACCCCCGACTACCTCTGGACCTTCCTCTGGCAGCACAACCTCGGCCGCTTCGCCGGCCGCGCGCTCGCGGGGCATGCCGAGCCGATCTGGTTCTACGCCTGGATCCTGCCGGTCACCTTCCTGCCTTGGACCCTGTTCCTGCCGGGCGCAGTCAGGCGCGCGTTCGTCCGCGCCCGGCGCGGCGACCGGCTCGCCACGTTCCTCCTCCTCTGGTGCGCGCTGCCGTTCGTCTTCTTCAGCCTCTCGCGCGCGAAGCTCGCGACGTACCTCCTGCCGATCTTCCCCGCGCTGGCACTGATCGTCGCGACCTACCTCGACCGCGTGCTTCGAGCCCCCGTGGCGACGCGCGCCCGCGCGCTCGCCGTCCCCTCGCTCCTCTGGTCGGGCGCCCTGACGACCGTCGCGCTCGGCGCGCCGATCGGCGTCGCGATCTCCCACCCGAGCTATGCCCGCGCCGCGCTCGCCGCGCTGCCGCTCGCGGCGTTCGGCGCGGCGGGATGGTGGCTCCGCCGGCGTGCGGCCTGGCGCGCCGTCCCGGCGCTGATCGCGGCGGGGATGCTCACGCTGCAGGTCCTCTTCTTCCGCGTCGGCGCCCCGGCCGTGGACGATTTCGCGAGCCTCCGCGATGCCGCTCGGGCGGCGGACGCGCTCCCGGCGAACACGCTCGTATTCGCGTACAAGACCCGCGGGCACTCGTTCACGTACTACGGAGGCCGGAGCCTGCTGCGCGTCCGCTCGCCTGCCGCCGTCGCGGCGGCGCTCGGCCGCCGGACACCGACGGCGGCGCTCGTAAAGACCCGCCATTTCGAGGCGATCGGCGCGCACCTGACCCGGCCGGCCTGCGTCTGGTGGCGGAGCCCGTCGGGCCGGGCGCTCATCGCGAACGTGCCGACGCCCGACGGCTCCGGCGTATTGCTCGCCGCCCCGGGCGATCCCGCCGCGGGCGACGGCTGTTGA